The following proteins are co-located in the Calliphora vicina chromosome 2, idCalVici1.1, whole genome shotgun sequence genome:
- the KFase gene encoding kynurenine formamidase, translating to MLQHLVVYQQNCEITAYPTILARQVYKTRLDVRYGGESDNQLLDIYFKEQEEGTPIFVFIHGGYWQQLDKSTSGPLVYPLIEHNYRIILVDYNLCPDITLQQITQQMCNFYKWLTIYATETKTPKMSISGHSAGAHLAVQMFKDDFLEPLKRLQLIDQIYLISGVYDLRELWKLNSCNANNILSLNAENAIELSPLCWLYNKDLICEYQKQGLMVHVLVGENDSERFKKQAQEYCSKLKELKLEAVYKEFDNYDHYDIIEECANSKSAISRYICKHL from the exons atgcTGCAGCATTTAGTTGTTTATCAGCAAAACTGTGAGATTACTGCCTATC CCACAATATTAGCCCGTCAAGTTTACAAAACTCGTTTGGATGTACGTTATGGAGGAGAAAGTGATAATCAATTATTAGATATATACTTTAAGGAACAGGAAGAAG GTACCCCCATATTTGTCTTTATTCATGGCGGATATTGGCAACAATTGGATAAATCTACTTCTGGCCCTTTGGTATACCCTCTTATTGAACACAATTATCGCATCATCTTAGTGGACTACAACCTGTGCCCCGATATAACTTTGCAACAAATTACCCAACAAATGTGTAATTTCTACAAATGGTTAACAATTTATGCTACAGAAACTAAAACTCCAAAAATGTCCATAAGTGGCCATTCTGCTGGAGCCCATTTAgctgtacaaatgtttaaagatgactTTTTAGAGCCATTAAAACGTTTGCAACTAATTGATCAAATATACTTAATAAGTGGCGTTTATGATTTACGAGAATTGTGGAAATTAAACAGTTGCAATgctaataatattttaagtttaaatgctGAAAATGCAATTGAGTTATCACCTTTATGTTGGCTGTATAATAAGGATTTGATATGTGAATATCAGAAACAGGGTCTTATGGTGCATGTTTTGGTTGGAGAAAATGATAGTGAACGTTTTAAGAAGCAAGCGCAGGAATATTGTAGCAAGCTAAAGGAACTGAAGCTGGAGGCAGTTTATAAGGAATTTGATAACTATGATCATTATGATATTATAGAAGAATGTGCTAATTCTAAATCGGCCATTAGCCGTTATATATGTAAACATTTGTAG
- the Trmt6 gene encoding tRNA (adenine(58)-N(1))-methyltransferase non-catalytic subunit TRM6 — protein sequence MTTLDEQPKIKLGDYIVIQRQKYTKLQKFGNLDATAMLGKDQLELKALLDQPYGATFKMCPKEDLGKSHRGRQKLNTLQLCNELEMRNIREVLGISSSGEDNRNILDDGDSQALKPEDIDKLRDECNESTKIIEKIVENSKTFHNKTEYSQEKYLKKKEKKYFEYIQIRQPNIRLITEIYYRQDAEKVMGLRVDTLSQLISYSGISSFGNYLLYESGSNGLLPAAFLNSMGANTEAKMVHMHPGNVPQKQAILALNLPEEQLQRCISVNIYSVLREFYQGQETASETAEVSEPSSKKQKLNEDDKDSSETSSESAKTEDAAKPPATLQKWQLENKRAAALMQDKFDSLVIAAKEHPANLVKELLPFVKPSRPIVVFSLCKEVLMELYVDLKTSSKVTNLHLTSNWLRMYQVLPNRTHPEVNMQANSGYLLTGITLG from the exons ATGACAACATTAGACGAGCAACCGAAAATAAAACTGGGCGATTACATTGTCATACAACGACAAAAGTATACCAAATTGCAGAAATTTGGCAATTTAGATGCCACAGCAATGTTGGGCAAAGATCAGCTAGAGCTGAAAGCTTTGCTAGATCAACCTTATGGTGCTACCTTTAAAATGTGCCCTAAAGAAGATTTGGGCAAGTCTCACCGTGGTCGTCAAAAGTTAAACACCTTGCAATTGTGCAATGAATTGGAAATGCGTAATATACGTGAAGTATTGGGTATATCCTCCAGTGGTGAAGATAATCGCAATATTTTAGATGATGGCGACTCACAGGCTCTTAAGCCAGAAGATATCGATAAGCTAAGAGACGAATGCAATGAAAGCACCAAGATTATAGAGAAAATTGTAGAAAACTCAAAAACATTTCACAATAAAACCGAATATTCACAGGAAAAGTATTTGAAGAAAAAGGAAAAGAAATACTTTGAATATATACAAATCAGACAACCCAACATACGTTTAATTACCGAGATATACTATCGTCAAGATGCTGAAAAAGTAATGGGCCTAAGGGTCGATACCCTGTCACAATTAATATCGTATTCGGGTATTTCTTCATTCGGCAACTATTTGTTATATGAGAGTGGCTCAAATGGTTTATTGCCAGCGGCTTTCCTGAACTCAATGGGAGCTAATACAGAAGCCAAAATGGTGCATATGCATCCGGGTAATGTGCCACAAAAACAGGCCATTTTGGCTTTAAATTTACCCGAAGAACAATTGCAAAGATGTATTTCAGTGAATATTTATTCGGTGTTAAGAGAATTTTATCAAGGCCAGGAAACTGCCAGTGAAACAGCTGAAGTAAGCGAACCTAgtagtaaaaaacaaaagttaaatGAAGATGACAAAG ATTCTTCAGAGACTTCCTCTGAGTCTGCAAAAACCGAGGACGCTGCTAAACCACCAGCCACTTTACAAAAATGGCAATTGGAAAATAAACGTGCTGCCGCTTTAATGCAGGACAAATTTGATTCTTTGGTTATTGCCGCCAAAGAACATCCCGCCAATTTGGTTAAGGAATTGTTGCCTTTTGTTAAACCCTCACGTCCCATTGTCGTTTTCAGTTTGTGCAAAGAAGTGTTAATGGAATTGTATGTAGATTTGAAAACAAGCTCGAAAGTTACTAATCTACATTTGACTTCAAATTGGTTGCGTATGTATCAAGTTTTACCCAATCGCACACATCCTGAGGTAAATATGCAGGCTAATAGCGGCTATTTACTGACGGGCATTACTTTAGGTTAA
- the LOC135952576 gene encoding cytochrome c oxidase subunit 5B, mitochondrial-like: MSLIIRRFLNKTILQQRFITQTPKLQQEMPDPLQLCTGLQRKEIEAYMEGNCDPYHMKVLKRGCGTKENPTLIPSAFNGRIVGCICKDNRFVNYMWLERDCPKRCECGHWYRLQEVERFS, encoded by the exons aTGTCCTTAATTATACGCCGTTTTCTAAATAAAACTATCCTGCAACAAAGATTTATAACGCAGACTCCAAAGCTACAGCAAG AAATGCCCGATCCTTTACAATTGTGTACGGGTTTGCAGAGAAAGGAAATCGAAGCCTATATGGAGGGTAATTGTGATCCTTATCATATGAAAGTTTTAAAGCGAGGCTGTGGTACTAAAGAAAATCCCACGCTGATACCGTCGGCCTTTAATGGACGCATAGTGGGATGTATAT GTAAGGATAATCGTTTTGTGAATTATATGTGGTTGGAAAGAGATTGTCCGAAACGTTGTGAATGTGGTCATTGGTATAGATTGCAGGAAGTTGAACGATTTTCttga
- the LOC135951919 gene encoding cytochrome c oxidase subunit 5B, mitochondrial-like, giving the protein MASICGRMAFRAAARQNVAYTPVRFCKMMNDPMEHATGIEKRELLAKAAGNDNPFDMKVFKRGAGTKENPNLIPSAFEARIVGCICEEDQTYVQWMWLQKGTAKRCECGHWFKLVEKAAV; this is encoded by the exons atggcTTCAATTTGTGGACGCATGGCTTTCCGTGCCGCTGCACGTCAAAATGTCGCATACACTCCAGTTCGCTTCTGCAAAA TGATGAACGATCCCATGGAACACGCTACTGGTATTGAGAAGCGTGAATTGTTGGCCAAAGCTGCCGGTAATGATAATCCCTTCGACATGAAAGTGTTCAAGCGTGGTGCTGGTACCAAGGAAAATCCCAACCTGATACCCTCTGCTTTCGAAGCCCGTATTGTGGGTTGCATCT GCGAAGAAGATCAAACCTATGTACAATGGATGTGGCTACAAAAGGGTACCGCTAAACGTTGTGAGTGCGGCCATTGGTTCAAATTGGTTGAAAAGGCTGCCGTTTAA
- the Phf5a gene encoding PHD finger-like domain-containing protein 5A: MAKHHPDLIFCRKQPGVAIGRLCEKCDGKCVICDSYVRPCTLVRICDECNYGSYQGRCVICGGPGVSDAYYCKECTTQEKDRDGCPKIVNLGSSKTDLFYERKKYGFKQNY, from the exons ATGGCCAAGCATCATCCAGATTTAATTTTCTGTCGCAAGCAGCCAGGAGTAG CCATTGGTCGTTTGTGTGAGAAATGTGACGGCAAGTGTGTCATTTGCGATTCGTATGTAAGACCCTGTACATTAGTGCGTATCTGCGATGAATGCAATTACGGATCCTATCAAGGTCGTTGTGTGATCTGTGGTGGTCCGGGAGTATCAGATGCCTACTATTGCAAGGAATGTACCACACAAGAAAAAGAT cgAGATGGCTGTCCCAAAATTGTTAATTTGGGCAGTTCCAAAACAGATCTGTTTTATGAACGAAAGAAATATggttttaaacaaaa CTACTAG
- the epsilonCOP gene encoding coatomer subunit epsilon, which translates to MSKIAQEEDTNSTLFYARNEYYIGNFMGSVNFVLPEQGTAGAELLSYMYLSYLAIDSGRLIASDIKDNNNTALLALRYINEAFEQPDKIEEILEKLTDKVAIEEDDTNIWHIATAIVYCYDQQFENALKILHGSTNLESMALSVQCLLRLSRVDLAKQLVGKMQEISDDHTLTQLAQAWVALSLGTEQMQDAFHIYQEFCEKYKPTPLLLNGQAVVHLGLERYEEAEAVLREALTKKHNDYDTLINMMVLSHLTGKSAEIIHRYWTQLREFYPKSEFVKDFDKKISEFDKLSLQYSSEGNVKINF; encoded by the coding sequence ATGAGTAAAATAGCCCAAGAAGAAGATACCAACTCAACATTGTTCTATGCTCGCAATGAGTATTACATTGGCAATTTCATGGGTTCTGTTAATTTTGTATTGCCAGAACAGGGCACAGCCGGAGCAGAATTATTGTCGTACATGTATTTATCATACTTGGCTATTGATTCGGGGCGTTTAATAGCTAGTGATATTAAGGATAACAATAACACTGCTTTGTTGGCTTTACGCTACATCAATGAAGCCTTTGAACAACCCGACAAGATTGAGGAAATATTGGAAAAACTTACCGATAAAGTGGCTATAGAGGAAGATGACACCAATATCTGGCATATTGCCACCGCCATAGTATACTGCTATGACCAACAATTTGAAAATGCTCTAAAGATATTGCATGGCTCTACAAATTTGGAGTCCATGGCTTTATCTGTACAATGTTTATTACGTCTAAGTCGTGTGGATTTGGCTAAACAATTGGTGGGCAAAATGCAAGAAATCTCGGATGACCATACATTGACGCAATTGGCTCAAGCTTGGGTGGCCTTATCTTTGGGCACTGAACAAATGCAAGATGCTTTCCATATTTATCAGGAATTCTGTGAAAAATACAAACCCACTCCTCTGTTATTAAATGGCCAGGCTGTTGTTCACTTGGGTTTGGAGAGATATGAAGAAGCTGAGGCTGTTCTGAGAGAAGCTTTAACCAAAAAGCATAACGATTATGATACTCTAATCAATATGATGGTGTTGTCTCATTTAACTGGTAAATCTGCAGAGATTATCCATCGTTATTGGACGCAATTGAGAGAATTCTATCCTAAAAGTGAATTTGTCAAGGATTTCGATAAGAAGATATCGGAATTCGATAAGCTATCTTTGCAGTATTCTTCAGAGGGAAacgtcaaaattaatttttaa
- the Daxx gene encoding daxx-like protein: MSSIIVLDSSDEDESPPKKANVKSTTDYGYNPSVTNSSSSKGQNAKPRAIPSGITITPRLSPTSLGAKSVNMQSLNTSSLAASFIALNSIINDERQTPTPPKGLQAPGLNQRKRKTPTPPQSMQRLTAKNFATMTNSSPAKAATTVAPLPPIMPMITGVHSMAAAGATPPLQLMATPPHNLGAFMGLNEQLMINPHLISSGLPPNTTITAHPNPNQNNINNNFKIHLPFNRPTATTTTPSPAASPASSAPKTPSPQLTPSPQPGRADRNSRRIKPTTLLKSSDESWQRHKQNDKPSQRTPISLSNDVVIEMLPPSTESPKSISASSSRHHTPMTSPTTPKSRKSPDVINLTTPTNHHNIRKDCDTVLDLTHSPDKVKNITTTPIKPTEIVDLVNTPEQQKQQINGEANTTKPDKKPDKPPPKPPLEPEYEELIKVCREADPSKDMEKLIKSRLIKYYYEVHSDFVKSKSFRKSIHKVVESIKAKPDLVYLNLKTIVEELKVRRKARLVEEATAAAAINATETTTSASAATNNNSSAESPATEKNSAKNTTTSESNVPATSSSTSSTSAANISATATASTGNKKLDEQIKKLNRALYVLTKRIEVLEQAEVDWDDDDSSFLQVERFKKRACQIYEKICDLTGESKNAHRLVKKPIKFNETRIPQFNKTLQAFINRTKEFPDYYDVLRMLEHCNRTYSLGLVNFEMKNIAEDAFIKVGKLLQSRRKADLYETVTHYAGDGADPAKADPALAAKLNENLKNHKKINDILEKFARKQDMPDVEEEEEKAEKTENSAVATEAEVKAEVNVKMETETETAETTSKTTTEISNIEDQKMEEDKKPVLIKSEESKNETETSGVDKMVVDNEDEEDDDDEDDEEEEDDEENLDEQVETLANGDVSDNESDNEIDTNKDKTNITQDSGKQNESLEIVEKSLDTTNNDKSLTECIEIHDNSHDILSLDVTMKNCMAKDASTIVKINSETDSVFIRTNNNNDLEVSTTKNVINTAAATEESSLPSSPLSSPIPPASITPTRNGKLKDTPPPSHHLLNNNSNATKLCTATATTTTADLKIVHVSSLEPDSSNNDVIVVDNNHPALINRNEVGSNLCTDLTSPTPANKSLEEIVISDEES; the protein is encoded by the exons ATGAGTTCAATTATTGTGCTGGATTCGTCCGATGAGGATGag AGTCCCCCTAAAAAAGCCAATGTCAAATCAACAACTGATTATGGTTATAATCCTTCAGTCACAAATTCATCATCATCAAAAGGTCAAAATGCTAAACCAAGAGCTATACCTAGTGGCATTACAATAACACCACGTCTTAGCCCTACATCGCTGGGTGCAAAAAGTGTCAATATGCAATCGTTAAATACATCCTCCTTGGCAGCATCATTTATTGCCCTTAATAGCATCATAAACGATGAACGACAGACACCCACACCACCCAAGGGACTACAGGCACCAGGATTGAATCAAAGAAAGAGAAAAACTCCCACACCACCGCAATCAATGCAGCGGTTGACCGCTAAAAACTTTGCTACTATGACAAATTCTTCACCGGCTAAAGCGGCCACCACAGTTGCTCCTCTACCGCCCATAATGCCAATGATAACTGGTGTGCATTCAATGGCTGCCGCCGGTGCCACACCACCCTTACAACTTATGGCCACACCGCCTCATAACCTGGGCGCCTTTATGGGCCTAAATGAACAGCTTATGATAAATCCTCATTTAATATCATCTGGTCTGCCACCCAACACCACAATTACAGCTCATCCAAATCCTAATCAGAAcaatattaacaataatttcaaaatacattTACCCTTTAATAGACCAACAGCCACTACTACTACGCCATCACCTGCCGCTTCGCCAGCCTCCTCTGCACCCAAAACACCCTCACCCCAGTTAACGCCTTCGCCCCAGCCCGGTCGGGCAGACAGAAATTCCCGCAGAATTAAGCCCACTACCCTTTTGAAATCTTCTGATGAAAGTTGGCAGAGACACAAACAAAACGACAAACCATCTCAAAGGACTCCCATATCACTTAGTAATGACGTGGTCATTGAAATGTTGCCACCCTCTACAGAATCGCCGAAATCAATATCAGCCTCATCGTCCAGACATCACACTCCCATGACATCGCCTACTACACCAAAATCTCGAAAATCGCCAGATGTCATCAATCTAACAACTCCCACCAATCATCACAATATACGTAAAGATTGTGACACTGTATTAGATTTGACACATTCACCGGATAAAGTAAAGAACATAACAACAACACCCATCAAGCCGACCGAAATTGTAGATTTGGTTAATACACCcgaacagcaaaaacaacaaataaatggcGAGGCTAACACTACAAAACCCGATAAAAAGCCCGACAAACCACCACCTAAGCCACCGCTAGAACCGGAATACGAAGAACTGATTAAAGTCTGTCGCGAAGCAGATCCCTCCAAAGATATGGAGAAATTAATCAAATCAAGATTGATAAAATACTATTATGAGGTACACAGTGATTTTGTAAAATCGAAAAGTTTTCGGAAAAGCATACACAAGGTTGTGGAATCAATAAAGGCTAAGCCGGATTTGGTTTATTTAAATCTTAAGACAATTGTGGAGGAACTTAAGGTACGGCGTAAGGCCAGACTGGTGGAGGAGGCAACTGCAGCGGCAGCCATTAATGCAACAGAAACCACAACATCCGCATCAGCTGCCACTAATAATAATAGTAGTGCAGAAAGTCCAGCAACAGAGAAAAATTCGGCAAAAAATACAACGACTAGTGAATCTAATGTTCCTGCCACTTCGTCATCGACTTCGTCCACATCAGCGGCTAATATTTCAGCCACGGCCACAGCATCGACCGGCAATAAAAAGTTAGATgaacaaataaagaaattaaataggGCCCTGTATGTTTTAACCAAACGTATTGAGGTTTTGGAACAGGCCGAAGTTGATTGGGACGATGATGATTCGAGTTTTCTGCAAGTGGAACGTTTTAAGAAAAGAGCTTGCCAG atctatgaaaaaatttgtgATCTAACGGGAGAGAGTAAAAATGCCCATCGTTTAGTTAAGAAACCCATAAAATTCAATGAGACACGTATACCACAGTTTAATAAGACCCTGCAGGCGTTTATCAATCGCACAAAGGAATTTCCCGATTATTATGATGTTTTGCGTATGCTGGAACACTGTAATCGTACCTATAGTTTGGGTTTAGTTaactttgaaatgaaaaatatag CTGAAGATGCTTTCATTAAAGTGGGCAAGCTATTGCAATCACGACGTAAAGCCGACCTATATGAAACTGTTACCCACTATGCGGGTGATGGTGCAGATCCCGCAAAGGCCGATCCGGCTTTGGCggcaaaattaaatgaaaatcttaaaaatcaCAAGAAAATTAATGATATCTTGGAGAAGTTTGCGCGCAAACAAGACATGCCCGATGTCGAGGAGGAAGAAGAAAAGGctgaaaaaacagaaaattctgCGGTAGCAACGGAAGCTGAAGTTAAAGCAGAAGTTAATGTTAAAATGGAAACGGAAACAGAAACGGCGGAAACAACATCTAAAACTACAACAGAAATCTCAAATATTGAGGATCAGAAGATGGAGGAAGATAAAAAACCAGTTTTAATTAAGTCCGAAGAAAGTAAAAATGAAACGGAAACTTCGGGGGTAGATAAAATGGTTGTGGATAACGAGGATGaggaggatgatgatgatgaagatgatgagGAGGAGGAAGATGATGAGGAAAATCTAGATGAACAAGTAGAAACATTAGCTAATGGCGATGTATCCGATAATGAATCGGATAACGAAATAGACACCAACAAAGACAAGACAAATATCACACAGGATTCGGGTAAACAAAATGAAAGTTTAGAAATTGTGGAAAAAAGCTTAGATACAACAAATAATGATAAATCATTAACCGAATGTATAGAAATACATGATAATTCAcatgatattttgagtttagaTGTTACAATGAAAAATTGTATGGCTAAGGATGCCTCcacaattgtaaaaattaactCTGAAACTGATAGTGTATTTATTAGAACCAACAACAATAATGATCTAGAGGTATCAACAACAAAGAATGTCATTAATACAGCAGCTGCTACTGAAGAATCTTCATTGCCATCCTCTCCACTTTCATCACCTATACCTCCTGCCTCTATAACGCCTACGCGAAACGGTAAACTTAAAGATACACCACCGCCTTCTCATCATCTGCTCAATAACAATAGTAATGCCACAAAATTGTGTACAGCCACGGCCACAACAACTACGgcagatttgaaaattgttcACGTATCTAGTCTAGAACCCGATAGTAGTAATAatgatgttattgttgttgataATAACCATCCAGCATTAATAAATCGAAATGAGGTTGGTAGTAATTTATGTACGGATTTAACTTCTCCAACGCCGGCAAATAAATCTTTAGAGGAAATTGTTATATCCGATGAGGAATCATAG